One genomic segment of Verrucomicrobiia bacterium includes these proteins:
- a CDS encoding family 78 glycoside hydrolase catalytic domain, translating into MTDSLLCLRPTVRRSARLAIVALGLVLSWRAAFGAVLPTALQCEYSTHPLGVDVVQPRLSWQVASSERDQRQGAYEILVASSLGELARDKGDLWDSGKVASSDTLFIPYQGRALKSSQPAFWKVRVWDGDDQGSAWSEPATWTMGVLSAADWQAQWIGAANTNLSGLLVRREFTVKPGLKRALVHLCGLGQYELSLNGRKAGDDLLAPGWTKYDRTCLYDTRDVTDLLRPGTNAVGMTLGDGMYRVLGGGRYTKFKGSFGPLKVIAQVRLEYADGSVQTFGTDAQWRVNPGPLTFTSIYGGEDFDARRQPAGWNTPGFDDAQWERAVETTGPGGMLRGLSCAAPPLRAMETLRPVSEKELTNGVAVYDLGQNAPIMPRLTVQGPAGSSVRITPAELLKPDGSVDRRSAGGGEAYWQYTLAGGAEESWFPQFFYQGCRYLQVERLPAAPGGERPRVVGLAGVVVHSSSRPVGEFSCANGLFNRIHTLIRWAQRANMVSVLTDCPHRERLGWLEQYHLNGLALRYEFDLAQLFAKGMNDMQDSQLPNGMVPSIAPEYVVFGKGPDDDANAFRNSPEWGSAIVLVPWQQYQFAGDTALLRRHYDAMKRYVAYLNRKASFNILDFGLGDWYDLGPKPPGFSQLTPRSLTATAFYFYDTWILSQTAQLLGRAEEAKQFADQADEIRAAFNAKFYNRAQRSYATGSQCANAIPLVMNLCEPENRAAVLAALVRDVQSRGDAITAGDVGYRYLLRALADGGRSDLIFAMNNQTDKPGYGYQLKKGATSLTEAWDARPSSSQNHFMLGQIMEWFYGDLAGIAPDPDGPGFKRIIIRPQPVGNVTWAKASYDSVRGPVACAWKRTGRQFALDVVIPANATATVYVPATDAGSVREGGFLASGRPGVKFLRSEGDRAVLHIGSGEYRFTSDWQPPGRQ; encoded by the coding sequence ATGACTGATTCACTGCTTTGTCTGCGTCCGACTGTGCGAAGGTCGGCGCGCCTCGCCATCGTTGCCCTCGGGCTGGTTCTTTCGTGGAGAGCCGCGTTCGGCGCGGTTTTGCCCACGGCTTTGCAATGCGAATACAGCACCCACCCACTCGGGGTGGACGTGGTGCAGCCACGGTTGTCGTGGCAGGTGGCCAGTTCCGAGCGGGACCAGCGGCAGGGCGCCTACGAAATCCTCGTCGCCTCGTCGCTGGGCGAACTGGCGCGGGACAAGGGCGACCTGTGGGACAGCGGCAAAGTGGCGTCGTCCGACACCTTGTTCATCCCGTATCAAGGCCGGGCGTTGAAATCGTCCCAGCCGGCGTTCTGGAAGGTGCGCGTGTGGGACGGCGACGACCAGGGCTCGGCGTGGAGCGAACCCGCCACCTGGACGATGGGCGTGTTGTCGGCGGCGGACTGGCAGGCGCAATGGATTGGCGCGGCGAATACGAATCTGTCGGGCCTGCTTGTGCGGCGTGAATTCACTGTGAAACCCGGGCTCAAGCGGGCGCTGGTTCACCTCTGCGGCCTCGGCCAATACGAACTGTCACTCAACGGCCGGAAGGCCGGCGATGATCTCCTCGCACCGGGCTGGACCAAATACGACCGCACCTGCCTCTACGACACCCGCGACGTCACGGACCTGCTGCGGCCCGGCACGAATGCCGTCGGCATGACGTTGGGCGACGGCATGTATCGCGTGCTGGGCGGCGGGCGCTACACCAAGTTCAAAGGTTCGTTCGGCCCGTTGAAAGTGATCGCGCAGGTTCGGCTCGAATACGCCGACGGCTCCGTGCAAACGTTCGGCACCGATGCGCAATGGCGTGTGAACCCCGGCCCGCTTACGTTCACGTCCATTTACGGTGGCGAAGATTTCGATGCACGACGCCAGCCGGCCGGTTGGAACACGCCCGGGTTTGATGATGCCCAATGGGAACGCGCCGTTGAAACCACCGGCCCTGGTGGAATGTTGCGTGGCCTCTCGTGTGCAGCCCCGCCATTGCGGGCGATGGAAACGCTCCGACCGGTCAGCGAAAAGGAGCTGACGAACGGCGTGGCCGTTTATGATTTGGGGCAAAACGCTCCCATCATGCCGCGGCTGACGGTCCAAGGTCCGGCGGGTTCCAGCGTGCGCATCACCCCGGCGGAACTGCTCAAACCCGATGGTTCCGTGGATCGCCGGTCAGCCGGTGGCGGAGAGGCGTATTGGCAATACACCCTCGCGGGCGGGGCGGAGGAATCGTGGTTCCCGCAGTTCTTTTACCAGGGCTGCCGCTATTTGCAGGTCGAACGACTCCCGGCGGCGCCGGGCGGCGAGCGGCCGCGAGTCGTGGGGCTGGCCGGTGTCGTAGTGCACTCCAGTTCCCGGCCGGTGGGCGAATTTTCCTGTGCCAACGGGCTGTTCAACCGCATTCACACGCTCATCCGCTGGGCGCAACGGGCAAACATGGTCAGCGTGCTCACCGATTGTCCGCACCGCGAACGCCTGGGCTGGCTTGAGCAGTATCATCTGAACGGACTCGCGTTGCGCTACGAATTCGACCTTGCCCAGTTGTTCGCCAAGGGCATGAATGACATGCAGGATTCGCAGCTCCCAAACGGCATGGTGCCCAGCATCGCGCCGGAATACGTCGTTTTCGGCAAGGGCCCGGACGACGATGCCAACGCGTTTCGCAATTCGCCGGAGTGGGGCAGCGCCATCGTGCTGGTGCCGTGGCAGCAGTATCAATTCGCCGGCGACACCGCACTGCTGCGGCGTCACTACGACGCCATGAAGCGTTACGTCGCCTATCTCAACCGCAAGGCGAGCTTCAACATTTTGGATTTTGGGCTGGGCGACTGGTATGACCTGGGTCCGAAGCCGCCGGGCTTTTCCCAGCTCACGCCGCGCAGTCTCACGGCCACCGCCTTTTACTTTTACGACACGTGGATTCTGTCGCAGACCGCACAACTGCTCGGTCGGGCGGAGGAGGCCAAACAGTTTGCCGATCAGGCCGACGAAATCCGCGCCGCTTTCAATGCCAAGTTCTACAACCGCGCGCAGCGGAGTTATGCAACGGGCTCCCAATGCGCGAATGCCATTCCGTTGGTGATGAACCTGTGTGAGCCGGAAAATCGTGCGGCCGTCCTGGCGGCGCTCGTGCGCGACGTGCAATCCCGCGGCGACGCCATCACCGCCGGTGATGTGGGCTACCGGTATCTGCTTCGCGCGCTGGCCGACGGCGGCCGGTCCGACCTCATCTTCGCGATGAACAATCAGACGGACAAACCGGGCTACGGTTATCAACTCAAAAAGGGGGCCACGAGCCTGACCGAGGCATGGGACGCGCGCCCGTCCTCCTCGCAAAATCATTTCATGCTCGGGCAGATCATGGAATGGTTTTACGGCGACCTCGCGGGCATTGCGCCCGATCCGGATGGTCCGGGCTTCAAACGGATCATCATTCGACCGCAGCCGGTCGGCAATGTCACGTGGGCCAAGGCCAGTTATGATTCCGTTCGGGGTCCGGTCGCCTGCGCCTGGAAGCGCACAGGCCGCCAGTTCGCCCTGGATGTCGTCATTCCGGCGAATGCCACGGCCACGGTTTATGTGCCGGCCACCGATGCGGGCAGCGTCCGGGAGGGCGGGTTTCTGGCGTCCGGCCGTCCGGGCGTGAAGTTCCTGCGCTCGGAAGGCGACCGTGCCGTGCTGCACATCGGTTCCGGAGAATACCGGTTCACTTCAGATTGGCAGCCGCCCGGGCGACAATGA